A window of the Macaca nemestrina isolate mMacNem1 chromosome X, mMacNem.hap1, whole genome shotgun sequence genome harbors these coding sequences:
- the LOC105465865 gene encoding ubiquilin-2 has translation MAENGESSGPPRPSRGPAAAQGSAAAQAEPKIIKVTVKTPKEKEEFAVPENSSVQQFKEAISKRFKSQTDQLVLIFAGKILKDQDTLIQHGIHDGLTVHLVIKSQNRPQGQSTQPSNAAGTNATSASTPRSNSTPISTNSNPFGLGSLGGLAGLSSLGLSSTNFSELQSQMQQQLMASPEMMIQIMENPFVQSMLSNPDLMRQLIMANPQMQQLIQRNPEISHLLNNPDIMRQTLEIARNPAMMQEMMRNQDLALSNLESIPGGYNALRRMYTDIQEPMLNAAQEQFGGNPFASVGSSSSSGEGTQPSRTENRDPLPNPWAPPPATQSSATTSTTTSTGSGSGNSSSNATGNTVAAANYVASIFSTPGMQSLLQQITENPQLIQNMLSAPYMRSMMQSLSQNPDLAAQMMLNSPLFTANPQLQEQMRPQLPAFLQQMQNPDTLSAMSNPRAMQALMQIQQGLQTLATEAPGLIPSFTPGVGVGVLGTAIGPVGPVTPLGPIGPIVPFTPIGPIGPIGPTGPAGPPGSTGSGGPTGPTVSSAAPSETTSPTSESGPNQQFIQQMVQALAGANAPQLPNPEVRFQQQLEQLNAMGFLNREANLQALIATGGDINAAIERLLGSQPS, from the coding sequence ATGGCTGAGAATGGCGAGAGCAGCGGCCCCCCGCGCCCCTCCCGCGGCCCTGCTGCGGCCCAAGGCTcggctgctgcccaggctgagcCTAAAATCATCAAAGTCACTGTGAAGACtcccaaagagaaagaggagttcGCGGTGCCCGAGAACAGCTCGGTTCAGCAGTTTAAGGAAGCGATTTCGAAACGCTTCAAATCCCAAACCGATCAGCTCGTGCTGATTTTTGCcggaaaaatcttaaaagatcaAGATACCTTGATCCAGCATGGCATCCATGATGGGCTCACTGTTCACCTTGTCATCAAAAGCCAGAACCGACCTCAGGGCCAGTCCACGCAGCCTAGCAATGCCGCGGGAACTAACGCTACCTCGGCGTCGACTCCCAGGAGTAACTCCACACCTATTTCCACAAATAGCAACCCGTTTGGGTTGGGGAGCCTGGGAGGACTTGCAGGCCTTAGCAGCCTGGGCTTGAGCTCTACCAACTTCTCTGAGCTCCAGAGCCAGATGCAGCAGCAGCTCATGGCCAGCCCTGAGATGATGATCCAGATCATGGAAAATCCCTTTGTTCAGAGCATGCTTTCGAATCCCGATCTGATGAGGCAGCTCATTATGGCTAATCCACAGATGCAGCAATTGATTCAGAGAAACCCAGAAATCAGTCACCTGCTCAACAACCCAGATATAATGAGGCAGACACTCGAAATTGCCAGGAATCCAGCCATGATGCAAGAGATGATGAGAAATCAAGACCTGGCTCTTAGCAATCTAGAAAGCATCCCAGGTGGCTATAATGCTTTACGGCGCATGTACACTGACATTCAAGAGCCGATGCTGAATGCCGCACAAGAGCAGTTTGGGGGTAATCCATTTGCCTCCGTGGGGAGTAGTTCCTCCTCTGGGGAAGGTACGCAGCCTTCCCGCACAGAAAATCGCGATCCACTACCCAATCCATGGGCACCACCGCCAGCTACCCAGAGTTCTGCAACTACCAGCACGACCACGAGCACTGGTAGTGGCTCTGGCAATAGTTCCAGCAATGCTACTGGGAACACCGTTGCTGCCGCTAATTATGTCGCCAGCATCTTTAGTACCCCAGGCATGCAGAGCCTGCTGCAACAGATAACTGAAAACCCCCAGCTGATTCAGAATATGCTGTCGGCGCCCTACATGAGAAGCATGATGCAGTCGCTGAGCCAGAATCCAGATTTGGCTGCACAGATGATGCTGAATAGCCCGCTGTTTACTGCAAATCCTCAGCTGCAGGAGCAGATGCGGCCACAGCTCCCAGCCTTCCTGCAGCAGATGCAGAATCCAGACACACTGTCAGCCATGTCAAACCCAAGAGCAATGCAGGCTTTAATGCAGATCCAGCAGGGGCTACAGACATTAGCCACTGAAGCACCTGGCCTGATTCCAAGCTTCACTccaggtgtgggggtgggggtgctgggaACCGCTATAGGCCCTGTAGGCCCAGTCACCCCCCTAGGCCCCATAGGCCCTATAGTCCCTTTTACCCCCATAGGCCCCATTGGGCCCATAGGACCCACTGGCCCTGCAGGCCCCCCTGGCTCCACCGGCTCTGGTGGCCCCACTGGGCCTACTGTGTCCAGCGCTGCACCCAGTGAAACCACGAGTCCTACATCAGAATCTGGACCCAACCAGCAGTTCATTCAGCAAATGGTGCAGGCTCTGGCTGGAGCAAATGCTCCACAGCTGCCGAATCCAGAAGTCAGATTTCAGCAACAACTGGAACAGCTCAACGCAATGGGGTTCTTAAACCGTGAAGCAAACTTGCAGGCCCTAATAGCAACAGGAGGCGACATCAATGCAGCCATTGAAAGGCTGCTGGGCTCCCAGCCATCGTAA